One stretch of Chryseobacterium fluminis DNA includes these proteins:
- a CDS encoding (Fe-S)-binding protein, with amino-acid sequence MQYIDNIIFLILLVAGFGLFAKSLQNIYRNIKLGREINRTDRKAERWETMARVAMGQSKMTARPVAGVLHLFVYVGFVIINIELIEIIVDGIFGTHRFLSSVLGHGFYNFFTATLEVLALLVVIGVVIFFIRRNFYGVKRLTMKELFGWPKNDANWILIIEFALMMAFFTMNASDSILQMRGVFPEHGNFPISGITFVPFLEIFSFDNGFLSFVERGAWWFHFAGILFFMNYLYYSKHLHIILAFPSTWYANLEKKGKFNNLESVTKEIKLMMDPNADPYAAPAEGNEADAPSKFGAEDVFDLNQVQLLNAYACTECGRCTSVCPANITGKKLSPRLILMKTRDRLEEVGRNIDKNGKFEDDGKKLLNDYITKEELWACTTCNACTEACPVLLDPLSIIYDMRQFLVMEQSAAPQELNLMMTNVENNAAPWQYNQADRLNWAKEN; translated from the coding sequence ATGCAATATATTGATAATATTATTTTTCTAATTTTATTAGTTGCAGGTTTTGGGCTGTTCGCAAAAAGTCTGCAGAATATATATAGAAACATCAAATTAGGTAGAGAGATTAACCGAACCGACAGGAAAGCAGAGCGCTGGGAAACCATGGCACGTGTGGCAATGGGACAGAGTAAAATGACTGCGCGACCTGTTGCCGGTGTATTGCACCTATTCGTCTACGTGGGTTTTGTGATCATTAATATAGAACTTATTGAAATCATCGTCGACGGAATTTTCGGAACACATCGCTTTTTATCTTCCGTTTTAGGACATGGTTTTTACAATTTTTTCACTGCAACTTTAGAGGTGCTTGCCCTTTTGGTAGTCATTGGAGTGGTTATATTTTTTATACGCAGAAACTTTTACGGCGTAAAAAGATTGACCATGAAAGAACTCTTCGGATGGCCAAAAAACGATGCCAACTGGATTTTAATCATCGAGTTCGCCTTAATGATGGCCTTCTTCACTATGAATGCATCTGATTCTATTTTACAAATGAGAGGCGTGTTTCCGGAACACGGAAATTTCCCGATCAGCGGAATAACATTTGTTCCGTTTTTAGAAATTTTCAGTTTTGACAACGGATTTTTATCTTTCGTAGAAAGAGGAGCATGGTGGTTTCACTTTGCCGGGATCTTATTTTTTATGAATTACCTGTATTATTCCAAACATTTACATATTATCTTAGCTTTTCCAAGTACTTGGTATGCGAATCTTGAAAAGAAGGGGAAATTTAATAATCTGGAATCTGTCACCAAGGAAATCAAACTCATGATGGATCCTAATGCTGATCCTTATGCTGCTCCGGCAGAAGGAAATGAGGCAGACGCACCTTCAAAATTTGGTGCAGAAGATGTTTTTGACCTGAATCAGGTTCAGCTTTTAAATGCTTATGCCTGTACAGAGTGTGGTCGATGTACTTCCGTTTGTCCGGCTAATATCACAGGGAAAAAATTATCTCCAAGATTGATCCTGATGAAAACAAGAGACCGCTTAGAAGAAGTAGGGAGAAATATCGATAAAAACGGGAAATTTGAAGATGACGGTAAAAAGTTACTGAACGATTATATCACCAAAGAAGAACTGTGGGCATGTACCACCTGTAATGCCTGTACGGAAGCCTGTCCGGTATTGCTCGATCCTCTTTCGATTATTTATGATATGAGACAATTTCTGGTCATGGAACAGTCTGCAGCTCCACAGGAACTTAACCTGATGATGACCAATGTGGAAAACAATGCCGCCCCTTGGCAATACAATCAGGCAGACCGTTTAAACTGGGCGAAGGAAAATTAG
- a CDS encoding MlaD family protein: MKFSKEIKAGVIALLAIVGFVILFQFMKGRSLFTTDNIFYARYDNVEGLAQSSPVSINGLKVGQVDKIIPQTTKDGKIHFIVKITVDNKFEFSKNSTLEIFEPGLMSGKEMRVNLQYGGATAKDGDTLQGAFKLGTLGSLSSQVGPVKDQLQTVLYRVDSLMASANQVVNAQNREEIRALLANLNKTVGALQTTAGNVNSLVGHNDPKLQKVLDDASLTMQSGKVTLDKYGNLAESIDTQRLNATIANLDATVGKLNQVVSGIDNGQGSLGKLMKDEQLYNNLNSASTNLNTLIEDVKANPKRYVNFSVFGKNSKD; the protein is encoded by the coding sequence GTGAAGTTTAGTAAAGAAATAAAAGCTGGAGTAATAGCACTTTTAGCCATCGTCGGCTTTGTGATTTTATTTCAATTCATGAAGGGCAGAAGCCTTTTCACCACCGATAATATATTTTACGCAAGATATGATAACGTTGAAGGGTTGGCGCAATCCTCCCCGGTTTCGATCAATGGACTGAAAGTTGGGCAGGTTGATAAAATCATTCCACAGACCACCAAAGACGGAAAAATCCACTTTATCGTAAAAATTACCGTAGATAACAAATTTGAATTTTCAAAGAATTCAACACTTGAAATTTTCGAACCTGGACTTATGTCCGGTAAAGAAATGAGGGTGAATCTTCAATATGGTGGCGCCACTGCCAAAGACGGAGATACTTTGCAGGGTGCTTTCAAATTAGGAACACTTGGAAGTCTTTCTTCTCAGGTGGGTCCGGTGAAAGACCAGTTACAGACGGTTCTTTACAGAGTAGATTCTTTAATGGCAAGTGCCAATCAGGTGGTAAACGCACAAAACAGAGAAGAGATCAGAGCCTTACTTGCTAATCTTAACAAAACAGTGGGGGCATTGCAGACTACTGCAGGAAACGTCAACAGCTTAGTAGGACATAATGATCCAAAGCTTCAGAAGGTATTGGATGATGCCAGCCTTACCATGCAAAGTGGTAAAGTGACCTTGGATAAATATGGGAATCTGGCTGAAAGTATTGATACCCAAAGATTAAATGCAACAATTGCCAATCTGGATGCTACGGTAGGAAAACTGAATCAGGTTGTTTCAGGGATCGACAACGGGCAGGGCAGCTTGGGTAAACTGATGAAGGACGAACAGCTGTATAATAATTTAAATTCTGCTTCTACCAATCTAAATACATTGATTGAAGATGTGAAAGCCAACCCAAAAAGATATGTTAACTTCTCTGTTTTCGGAAAAAACAGTAAAGACTAA
- a CDS encoding SurA N-terminal domain-containing protein: MAILGQIRSKPWLLMGVIALALLAFLVNPDSIDKVFGKNPDVLGKVNGEKITREEFNDQLFVLQQQAEQQGQPKNGLEEQAWQLLVQSKLIKQQFEKMGFEMTEDYFWNQIQFDQMFAQNQQFHDEKGNFKTQELKKQIEEMKAVSPEGYNQWLKTRKSIEYRLMARQVFANISQGITTGKKEAEELMKQRDQLADIDFVKVDYTSYLQKNNIKVTTDDLANYIKQHPVMFKTDASRNLGIVFFPSAPSAADDAVAQKEITKLFSGGTDASGGTENFQNTTNDSMFVMANSDMPFNNQYLKPTQLPQAIQGQIATAAIGQTFGPYKEQDFYVVSKLLNKKTSDSTLSRHILIAFKGSPAGEGVTRSKEEAKKLADSIGAIVKATPTKFTEFLKLSNDPNSAAQGGSLGWTTPETPFVPEFLTYLANNPKGATGVVETQFGYHIINIEDKKAGAMGYKVANLVKAVKPSDATEAETDKKARRFIQQVQGKSFNDFVNIAKKGNYQYSNPKQAKRFDGQLQGLGTDKDNEILAWAFDKKREKGDTEFFTVDGTGDKIVVYLNGKQEKGTADPESVRDQIETVVKNKLAAKQISEKIGKAGSLDQIAKQFATTKQSAQVNMLNPSVAGAMEPKVAGAAFGVKKGQLSKPVEGGTGVYVLVKKNETINKQPGDAKQFTESISQRNAGMFGQSWMKSLQDNADIKDYRIEIWNKLGNQQQ; encoded by the coding sequence ATGGCAATTTTAGGACAGATTAGGAGTAAGCCTTGGCTTTTGATGGGAGTAATTGCACTGGCGCTTTTGGCGTTCCTGGTGAATCCCGATAGTATTGATAAGGTTTTTGGTAAAAATCCGGATGTTTTAGGAAAAGTGAACGGTGAAAAAATTACCCGCGAAGAGTTTAATGACCAGCTTTTCGTGCTACAACAACAGGCCGAGCAGCAAGGGCAACCCAAAAATGGTCTTGAAGAACAGGCCTGGCAATTGCTGGTGCAGTCGAAACTGATCAAACAGCAATTCGAGAAAATGGGCTTTGAAATGACAGAAGATTATTTCTGGAATCAGATCCAGTTTGATCAGATGTTTGCTCAGAACCAACAGTTCCACGATGAAAAAGGTAATTTTAAAACGCAGGAGCTTAAAAAACAGATTGAAGAAATGAAAGCGGTAAGCCCGGAAGGGTATAACCAGTGGCTGAAAACCAGAAAGTCAATCGAGTACAGACTCATGGCAAGACAGGTTTTTGCAAACATTTCTCAGGGAATTACTACCGGTAAAAAAGAAGCAGAAGAATTAATGAAACAAAGGGATCAGCTGGCTGATATCGATTTTGTAAAAGTGGATTACACTTCTTATCTTCAAAAAAATAATATTAAAGTTACTACGGACGACCTGGCTAACTATATCAAGCAACATCCTGTAATGTTCAAAACAGATGCGAGCAGAAACCTGGGAATTGTATTTTTCCCTTCTGCGCCAAGTGCTGCTGACGATGCCGTAGCTCAGAAAGAAATTACAAAATTATTCTCTGGAGGTACGGATGCCAGTGGAGGAACAGAGAATTTCCAGAATACGACAAACGATTCTATGTTTGTAATGGCAAATTCTGATATGCCTTTCAATAATCAGTATTTAAAGCCTACTCAGTTGCCTCAGGCCATTCAGGGTCAAATTGCAACAGCAGCTATCGGTCAGACTTTCGGACCATATAAAGAGCAGGATTTTTATGTTGTTTCTAAGCTTTTAAATAAAAAGACTTCAGATTCCACTTTATCAAGACATATTTTGATCGCATTTAAGGGAAGTCCTGCGGGAGAAGGCGTTACAAGATCAAAAGAAGAGGCGAAGAAATTGGCTGATTCTATTGGTGCTATTGTAAAAGCAACACCGACGAAATTTACAGAATTCCTTAAATTATCTAATGATCCAAATTCTGCAGCTCAGGGTGGCAGTTTAGGGTGGACAACTCCTGAAACACCTTTCGTTCCTGAATTCTTAACCTATTTGGCAAACAATCCTAAAGGAGCTACAGGAGTGGTGGAAACTCAGTTCGGATACCATATCATCAATATTGAAGATAAAAAAGCCGGAGCGATGGGATATAAAGTGGCGAACCTTGTAAAAGCGGTTAAGCCTTCTGATGCAACAGAAGCGGAAACAGATAAAAAAGCCAGAAGATTTATCCAGCAGGTTCAGGGGAAATCATTCAACGATTTCGTGAATATTGCTAAAAAAGGAAACTATCAATATTCGAACCCTAAACAGGCGAAGAGATTTGACGGTCAGCTTCAGGGATTAGGAACAGACAAAGACAATGAGATCCTTGCCTGGGCTTTTGATAAGAAGAGAGAAAAAGGAGATACAGAATTCTTTACAGTAGACGGAACAGGTGACAAAATAGTGGTATATCTGAACGGTAAACAGGAAAAAGGAACTGCTGATCCGGAGTCTGTAAGAGATCAGATTGAAACTGTGGTAAAAAATAAACTGGCCGCAAAACAGATTTCTGAAAAAATCGGAAAAGCAGGCAGTCTTGATCAGATTGCAAAACAGTTTGCGACCACAAAACAGTCAGCACAGGTTAATATGTTAAATCCTTCAGTTGCCGGAGCGATGGAGCCTAAAGTTGCAGGAGCGGCGTTCGGTGTTAAGAAAGGTCAGCTTTCCAAACCGGTTGAAGGAGGAACGGGAGTGTATGTTTTGGTGAAGAAAAACGAAACCATTAATAAACAGCCTGGGGATGCTAAGCAGTTTACAGAGTCCATTTCCCAGAGGAATGCAGGAATGTTCGGTCAGTCATGGATGAAGAGCTTGCAGGATAATGCAGATATCAAAGATTACAGAATTGAAATCTGGAATAAACTTGGAAATCAACAACAATAA
- the lon gene encoding endopeptidase La gives MTEFEDMSLEEIINDGFDIVAEEINLADLSETEQNSEQKIFPILPVRNMVMFPNVVIPITAGRKTSIQLLEDAQKNGEFIGIVSQKNSDVEQPAEKDIYQVGTLAKIIKIIKLPEGNITAISKGFHRFKIKKIVEKQPYFKGEITKLKDGKAKNKEEYEALLENVKDLALKIIELDPNIPNAANFAIKNITSNDDLLNFICTNANFSSVEKQNLLEEKNLMERANKCYEMMHEDFRKLELRNQIHQKTSKDLDKQQREYFLNQQIRTIQEELGGGPESDVEDLIAKAAKKTWNAEVEEHFQKEINRLQRQNPNSPDYNVQRNYLDFFTDLPWDTFTKDTFDIERAQKILDKAHFGLEDIKKRILEHMAVLKLKNNMKSPILLLVGPPGVGKTSLGKSVADALNRKYVRVSLGGLHDESEIRGHRKTYIGAMAGRIIQSIKKSGTSNPVIVLDEIDKVGKGIHGDPSSALLEVLDPEQNKSFYDNFLEMGYDLSKVMFIATANSLSTIQTPLLDRMEIIQIAGYTLEEKIEIAKRHLIKKQQEENGLDSKSFKLGNAELKHIIEAHTSESGVRSLEKRIASIGRWVALQTALVKEYDPKISLEKVDEILGVPRPKSLSELTDVPGVVTGLAWTSVGGDILFIESILSSGKGTLTMTGNLGTVMKESATIALEYIKAKHDELGISQEDIEKKNMHVHVPEGATPKDGPSAGIAMLTSMVSSFKNKKVKPHLAMTGEITLRGKVLPVGGIKEKLLAATRAGIREVILCEANRKDVEEIKKDYLKDLKVHYVNKMEEVIEIAIEK, from the coding sequence ATGACAGAATTTGAAGATATGAGTCTCGAGGAAATAATAAATGACGGATTTGATATTGTCGCTGAAGAAATCAACCTTGCAGACCTTTCGGAAACCGAGCAGAATTCCGAACAGAAAATATTCCCTATACTTCCGGTAAGAAATATGGTCATGTTCCCCAATGTCGTTATTCCAATTACTGCAGGGAGAAAAACCTCCATACAACTCCTGGAAGATGCTCAGAAAAACGGTGAGTTTATTGGTATTGTAAGCCAGAAAAACTCAGATGTGGAGCAACCTGCCGAAAAAGATATTTATCAGGTCGGAACATTAGCGAAAATCATCAAAATAATAAAACTCCCGGAAGGAAATATTACCGCGATTAGCAAGGGTTTCCACAGGTTTAAGATTAAGAAAATTGTTGAAAAGCAACCTTATTTCAAAGGTGAAATCACAAAATTAAAGGATGGAAAAGCAAAAAATAAGGAAGAATATGAGGCATTGCTGGAAAATGTAAAAGATCTTGCCTTAAAGATTATCGAGCTGGATCCGAATATACCCAATGCTGCCAATTTTGCCATTAAGAATATTACGAGCAATGATGATTTACTGAACTTTATCTGTACCAATGCCAATTTTTCATCTGTCGAAAAGCAAAACCTGCTTGAAGAAAAAAATCTGATGGAAAGAGCTAATAAGTGCTACGAAATGATGCACGAAGATTTCAGGAAACTGGAACTGAGAAATCAGATTCATCAGAAAACGTCCAAAGACTTAGACAAGCAGCAGAGAGAATACTTTCTGAATCAGCAGATAAGAACGATCCAGGAAGAATTAGGCGGTGGTCCTGAAAGTGATGTTGAAGATCTGATCGCCAAAGCAGCAAAGAAAACCTGGAATGCGGAGGTTGAGGAGCACTTCCAAAAGGAGATCAACAGACTGCAACGCCAGAACCCGAACTCACCGGATTATAATGTGCAGCGGAATTATCTGGATTTCTTTACCGATTTACCGTGGGATACTTTTACAAAAGATACGTTCGACATTGAAAGAGCACAGAAAATATTAGATAAAGCTCACTTCGGACTGGAGGATATCAAGAAGAGAATTCTGGAACACATGGCTGTTTTAAAACTTAAAAACAACATGAAATCACCGATTTTATTATTGGTAGGGCCTCCGGGCGTAGGTAAAACATCATTGGGAAAATCGGTTGCTGATGCTTTAAACAGAAAATACGTACGTGTATCTCTAGGCGGACTTCATGACGAAAGTGAAATCAGGGGCCACCGAAAAACATATATTGGAGCAATGGCGGGAAGAATTATTCAATCTATCAAAAAATCAGGAACTTCAAATCCTGTGATCGTACTGGATGAAATCGATAAAGTGGGAAAAGGCATCCACGGAGACCCGAGTTCAGCATTATTGGAAGTTCTTGATCCTGAGCAGAATAAATCATTTTATGATAATTTTCTGGAGATGGGCTACGACCTGTCCAAGGTAATGTTCATCGCTACAGCCAACTCATTATCTACTATTCAGACGCCTTTGCTTGACAGAATGGAAATCATTCAGATCGCAGGTTATACGCTGGAGGAAAAAATCGAGATCGCAAAAAGACACCTGATTAAAAAACAGCAGGAAGAAAACGGACTGGATTCCAAGTCTTTCAAACTTGGAAATGCTGAATTAAAACATATTATTGAGGCCCATACTTCAGAGAGCGGAGTGAGATCCCTGGAGAAAAGAATTGCATCCATCGGACGTTGGGTAGCATTGCAAACGGCATTAGTTAAAGAATACGACCCTAAAATTTCTCTTGAAAAAGTAGATGAAATTCTAGGCGTTCCAAGACCGAAAAGCTTATCTGAACTTACCGACGTTCCGGGGGTAGTGACCGGTCTGGCATGGACCAGCGTAGGAGGAGACATCTTATTTATCGAAAGTATTTTAAGCAGCGGGAAAGGAACTTTAACGATGACGGGTAACCTGGGCACAGTGATGAAGGAATCTGCCACCATCGCTTTGGAATACATTAAAGCCAAGCACGATGAACTGGGTATTTCCCAGGAAGATATTGAAAAGAAGAATATGCACGTTCACGTGCCGGAAGGCGCTACTCCCAAAGACGGGCCGTCGGCAGGTATTGCAATGCTGACCTCCATGGTTTCTTCTTTTAAAAATAAAAAAGTAAAGCCTCACCTGGCGATGACCGGTGAAATTACCTTAAGAGGAAAAGTACTTCCGGTAGGCGGAATTAAAGAAAAACTTCTGGCAGCGACAAGAGCCGGGATCAGAGAAGTGATTCTTTGTGAAGCCAACAGGAAAGATGTAGAAGAAATTAAAAAAGATTATTTAAAAGATCTGAAAGTTCACTATGTCAATAAAATGGAAGAGGTTATTGAAATCGCTATCGAAAAATAA
- a CDS encoding AI-2E family transporter, whose protein sequence is MNFIRLPFLVRLTLVVISIIGIGYLLALGQSILAPFFLAFLMAMLFLPFATMLEKKLRFPRSFSTITSVAIMLVILSGLIYFFGSQLSSFSKDLPHLRVQSTAVFNSLQHWVSDTFNIKINEQLDYLDQGINKILSSSGIILGFTFGIFSTGFGFIIFFILFFIFILNYRRILNNFIVTVFNEKHKSSVQEVVTQVRVMTKRYIIGLCLQVLIVSILTSIVLTIVGVKYAVLLAVLTGLLNVIPYLGICLSLLISCFIAFATGTPGTCVYVLIGYIVVHIIDGNIILPFVVGSKVKINALFSFIGIILGEHLWGIAGMFLCIPAIAILKIIFERVDGLQPWGRLLGEEERPDKRKKKYKISKNITLQEKD, encoded by the coding sequence ATGAATTTTATTCGTTTACCTTTTCTTGTCAGGCTTACGCTCGTTGTCATATCTATCATTGGTATTGGTTATCTTTTAGCATTGGGACAAAGTATTTTGGCACCGTTCTTTCTGGCGTTTTTAATGGCGATGTTATTTCTACCCTTTGCTACTATGCTGGAGAAAAAATTAAGATTTCCTAGATCATTTTCTACGATAACCTCCGTTGCGATTATGCTTGTCATTTTATCAGGCTTAATTTACTTTTTCGGATCACAGCTTTCAAGTTTCAGCAAAGACCTTCCTCACCTAAGAGTACAGTCTACCGCAGTCTTCAACAGTCTTCAGCATTGGGTATCTGATACTTTCAACATAAAGATTAATGAACAGCTGGATTACCTTGACCAGGGGATCAATAAGATTTTATCTTCTTCAGGAATCATCCTTGGCTTTACCTTCGGGATATTTTCTACCGGATTCGGATTTATCATCTTCTTTATTCTATTCTTCATTTTCATTTTAAATTACAGGAGAATTTTAAATAATTTCATTGTAACAGTTTTTAACGAAAAGCATAAATCCAGTGTCCAGGAGGTAGTAACACAAGTACGCGTGATGACAAAAAGGTATATTATAGGACTATGCCTTCAGGTGTTAATTGTTTCTATATTAACCTCTATTGTTTTAACTATTGTCGGGGTAAAATATGCGGTCTTACTGGCTGTGCTTACAGGATTACTTAATGTCATTCCTTATTTAGGAATCTGTCTTTCGCTGCTCATATCATGCTTTATCGCCTTTGCAACCGGCACGCCGGGTACCTGTGTTTATGTTTTGATCGGATATATTGTGGTTCATATTATAGACGGGAATATCATTCTTCCTTTTGTAGTGGGATCCAAAGTGAAAATCAATGCACTGTTTTCGTTCATAGGAATTATTCTGGGAGAGCATTTGTGGGGAATTGCCGGAATGTTTCTCTGTATCCCGGCCATCGCGATTCTAAAAATTATTTTTGAAAGAGTAGACGGCTTACAACCTTGGGGAAGACTTCTTGGAGAGGAAGAAAGGCCTGACAAAAGGAAGAAGAAGTACAAAATTTCAAAAAACATTACGCTTCAGGAAAAAGACTGA
- a CDS encoding DoxX family protein, whose protein sequence is MKIVKFIFALLFGLMFINAGLNKFFNYMPMEKPTPEQMKLFAAFTEIHWLMPLVGIVEVVGGLLFIFPKTRALGAIVILPVMVGIVVHIFSMDKSPIGMLIAGVLFLINLWMLIDNKEKYSALVH, encoded by the coding sequence ATGAAAATCGTAAAGTTTATTTTTGCCCTTCTTTTCGGACTTATGTTTATTAATGCCGGATTAAACAAATTTTTCAATTATATGCCTATGGAAAAGCCTACGCCCGAGCAAATGAAGCTTTTCGCAGCATTTACCGAAATTCACTGGCTGATGCCCCTGGTCGGAATTGTAGAAGTAGTTGGCGGATTGTTATTTATTTTCCCGAAAACCAGAGCATTGGGAGCTATCGTTATTCTGCCCGTAATGGTGGGAATTGTTGTACACATATTTTCGATGGATAAATCTCCGATAGGAATGCTGATCGCAGGCGTACTATTTCTGATTAATCTGTGGATGTTAATCGACAATAAGGAAAAATACAGTGCTTTAGTACACTGA
- a CDS encoding acyl-CoA dehydrogenase family protein, with protein sequence MSGTFSKIRNAIELFRSIDFDQLSAISQKVDLPKVMHTFSKLDNKQLGDMMKMLDPNRKKRDLPPIDGDFYGIYEALSPEQREVQLKVRAFMEKEVKPLVNHYWLRDEFPHELIPKFQKLDICGVTYEGYGCPGMPFLMEGIIAMEMARVDASIATFFGVQSGLSMGSIYICGSEEQKQKWLPQMQKFEKIGAFGLTEPEVGSGAAGGLTVTCKKTPDGWVLNGQKKWIGNATFADIIIIWARDLDDGEVKGFIVEKDNPGYSVEKIKGKMALRIVQNGLITLKDCMITEENRLQNANSFKDTAKVLRMTRSGVAWMATGCARGAYESALDYTRKREQFGKPIASFQMIQGHLVEMLSNLTAMQTMVFRLSEMQDEGVLKDEHASLAKVFCTMRTRDIVSRAREVMGGNGILLEYDVARFVADSEAIYSYEGTKEINSLIVGRSITGFSAFV encoded by the coding sequence ATGTCAGGAACTTTTTCCAAAATCAGAAACGCAATAGAACTATTCAGATCAATAGATTTTGATCAGCTGAGTGCTATTTCTCAAAAAGTAGATTTACCCAAAGTGATGCATACCTTCTCAAAACTGGACAACAAGCAGCTCGGAGATATGATGAAGATGCTGGACCCGAACAGGAAGAAGAGGGACCTTCCGCCTATCGACGGGGATTTCTACGGTATTTATGAAGCGCTGTCTCCTGAACAGCGGGAAGTACAGCTTAAAGTGAGAGCGTTTATGGAAAAAGAGGTGAAGCCTTTGGTAAATCATTATTGGCTCAGAGACGAATTCCCGCATGAATTAATTCCTAAGTTTCAGAAGCTCGATATTTGCGGAGTTACTTATGAAGGATACGGATGTCCCGGAATGCCCTTTTTAATGGAAGGTATTATAGCAATGGAAATGGCAAGAGTAGATGCCTCGATTGCGACCTTTTTCGGGGTACAGTCCGGGTTGTCTATGGGTTCTATTTACATCTGCGGATCGGAAGAACAGAAGCAGAAATGGCTTCCCCAGATGCAGAAGTTTGAAAAAATCGGAGCATTCGGCTTAACGGAACCTGAAGTAGGATCCGGCGCTGCCGGGGGCTTAACGGTGACCTGTAAAAAGACGCCGGACGGCTGGGTGTTAAACGGTCAGAAAAAATGGATCGGGAATGCAACGTTTGCAGACATTATCATTATCTGGGCAAGAGACCTGGACGACGGTGAGGTTAAAGGATTTATCGTTGAAAAAGATAATCCGGGTTATTCTGTCGAAAAAATCAAAGGGAAAATGGCGCTGAGAATTGTTCAGAACGGATTGATTACCTTAAAAGACTGTATGATAACAGAAGAAAACCGTTTGCAGAATGCCAATTCATTTAAAGATACGGCAAAAGTATTGAGAATGACCAGGTCGGGCGTTGCCTGGATGGCTACAGGTTGTGCAAGAGGAGCGTACGAAAGTGCCTTAGATTACACGAGAAAAAGAGAACAGTTTGGAAAACCCATTGCTTCATTTCAAATGATCCAGGGACACCTGGTAGAAATGTTATCCAATCTTACTGCGATGCAAACCATGGTTTTCAGACTTTCGGAAATGCAGGATGAGGGTGTCTTAAAAGACGAGCATGCTTCTTTAGCCAAAGTCTTCTGTACCATGAGGACAAGAGATATTGTGTCCAGAGCCCGAGAAGTTATGGGCGGGAACGGAATCCTATTGGAATATGATGTCGCCCGGTTTGTTGCCGATTCGGAAGCAATATATTCTTATGAGGGAACCAAAGAAATCAATTCCCTGATTGTCGGAAGATCAATTACTGGCTTTAGCGCATTCGTCTGA
- a CDS encoding DUF4349 domain-containing protein, producing MKTTYIRLSMATILLLSIYSCKKGEAAISQPEGYAEADSAAVDLSDSISSVATMKVKDKQFIKTADVSMEVKDVYETTVSIEKSVQELGGFVTNSNLQTHVVSENTYNTSDKDAMLVKKYQTENRMQLRVPTEKLGELLTLINHKKLFLNSRSIHAEDITSNIKYAEMEGERIKKTQENISQLKADKDKVKLDNQNTSDHNEQKLANMNVLDQLKYSTIDIYIREPKLRTAEIAITNTENIDDQYKFSFIYSAKSAFIEGYYLIQRIIVGLITVWPIILTGAVIVYFLKKQKLRKKVTERH from the coding sequence ATGAAAACGACTTACATCAGATTATCAATGGCCACCATTCTTTTATTAAGTATTTATTCGTGTAAAAAGGGAGAAGCGGCAATATCGCAACCTGAAGGTTATGCAGAAGCAGATTCGGCCGCTGTGGATTTATCAGACAGCATTTCATCTGTAGCAACCATGAAAGTGAAAGACAAACAGTTTATAAAAACAGCAGATGTCAGCATGGAAGTAAAGGATGTTTACGAAACGACAGTTTCCATCGAAAAATCAGTCCAGGAATTAGGAGGGTTTGTGACAAACAGCAATCTGCAAACTCATGTGGTTTCTGAAAACACTTACAATACATCCGACAAAGATGCGATGCTGGTAAAAAAATACCAGACTGAAAACAGAATGCAGCTGCGGGTTCCGACCGAAAAATTAGGCGAACTGCTGACTTTGATTAATCATAAAAAACTATTTCTCAATTCAAGATCAATACATGCCGAGGACATCACTTCAAACATTAAATATGCTGAAATGGAAGGAGAAAGAATAAAAAAAACTCAAGAAAACATTTCTCAGCTTAAGGCAGATAAAGATAAGGTCAAACTGGATAATCAAAACACCTCAGACCATAATGAGCAGAAACTCGCCAATATGAATGTTTTGGACCAGTTAAAATACAGCACCATCGATATCTATATCAGAGAGCCTAAACTCCGAACTGCCGAAATCGCCATTACCAATACAGAAAACATCGATGACCAATATAAATTCAGTTTCATTTACAGTGCAAAATCGGCTTTTATCGAAGGATATTATCTGATCCAGAGAATTATTGTAGGATTAATTACGGTATGGCCGATAATTTTGACAGGAGCCGTCATTGTTTATTTTCTGAAAAAACAGAAACTCCGTAAAAAAGTAACTGAACGACATTAA